The following coding sequences are from one Arthrobacter sp. PvP023 window:
- the gmd gene encoding GDP-mannose 4,6-dehydratase: MSKKRALITGITGQDGSYLAELLLSKGYEVHGLIRRASTFNTTRVDHLYVDPHDPKANLFLHYGDLSDGARLVTLLAEIRPDEVYNLAAQSHVRVSFDEPEHTADTTGVGTIRLLEAVRMSGIETKFYQASSSEMFGATPPPQDEETPFYPRSPYGAAKVYSYWITKNYREAYGMFAVNGILFNHESPRRGETFVTRKITRAVAAIKAGKQELLYMGNLDAVRDWGYAAEYVEGMWRMLQADEPDDFVLATGGNYTVRDFLQISFEHAGLNWEDHVRFDERYLRPTEVDALVGDASKAQQKLGWKASVHTPELARIMVDADIEALKHAGNHWIDTVNLESWKN, encoded by the coding sequence TTGTCCAAAAAAAGGGCTCTAATTACCGGCATCACAGGCCAGGACGGCTCCTATCTCGCCGAACTGCTGTTGAGCAAGGGGTACGAAGTACACGGCTTGATCCGCCGCGCTTCTACATTCAACACGACTCGTGTTGACCACCTCTATGTGGATCCGCATGATCCAAAGGCGAACCTGTTTCTTCACTACGGCGACCTTTCTGACGGGGCCCGCCTGGTCACCCTCCTAGCTGAAATAAGGCCTGACGAGGTGTACAACCTGGCTGCTCAATCCCACGTGCGGGTTTCCTTTGACGAGCCAGAACACACGGCTGACACCACTGGCGTGGGCACAATCCGGCTTCTCGAAGCAGTACGCATGTCTGGAATCGAAACCAAGTTCTACCAAGCCTCATCGTCGGAGATGTTCGGCGCGACGCCCCCCCCGCAGGACGAGGAGACCCCGTTTTATCCCCGCTCGCCGTACGGTGCCGCGAAGGTCTATAGCTATTGGATTACCAAGAACTACCGTGAGGCCTACGGCATGTTCGCGGTGAACGGTATTCTCTTCAATCACGAGTCGCCCCGCCGTGGTGAGACCTTCGTGACGCGCAAAATCACCCGCGCGGTGGCCGCCATTAAGGCAGGCAAACAGGAGCTCCTGTACATGGGCAATCTCGACGCAGTCCGAGACTGGGGATACGCTGCCGAATACGTAGAAGGAATGTGGCGAATGCTTCAGGCCGACGAGCCTGACGACTTCGTTCTCGCTACTGGAGGCAACTACACGGTCCGTGACTTCCTTCAGATTTCATTCGAGCATGCCGGCTTGAACTGGGAAGACCACGTGCGCTTTGACGAGCGATACCTTCGACCGACTGAAGTCGATGCATTGGTGGGCGATGCTTCGAAGGCACAGCAAAAGCTAGGCTGGAAGGCCTCCGTCCACACGCCTGAATTGGCGCGGATCATGGTTGACGCAGACATTGAGGCTCTTAAGCACGCTGGCAATCACTGGATCGACACGGTCAATCTTGAAAGCTGGAAGAATTAG
- a CDS encoding DUF4012 domain-containing protein, with translation MSAVEMQTRRIQKHRGLKIAAVWLGATAILMISAVLWLGVKANVVKSELEAATKLIPLLKEDVAGDRPQDAAQTAELLRAHTRAAREAAEDPLWTLVSAVPGVGPNFSAVAEVARSADDVSTLGVGPLVKVFGSLDWDTLLPNSEGTNLEPIQDASPSVTSAAHAVRVSADRLARIDTSSLLPQVAEPLLRTREQLQTVTGALDAAASASKIAPPMLGAEQPRNYLLMIQNNAEARASGGIPGALAVLTLDQGKLSLGVQSSAGDVGVMQHPLAVDAEQQQIYSVRLGKYMQDVNLTPDFPTAATSAQGMWEKKTGQRVDGVISVDPVALGYILEATGPIKISNPELDALASGGLPTELNGSNVVATLLSDVYSKIESPRLQDAYFAGVAHEIFSALSSGKGDAKGLVDGVTRGASEGRVLIWSSNRDEQSILGKYPLSGSITGPSVAPAQFGVYFNDGTGAKMDYYVKRSVQLVEECTGDEYGQVKVRITSTNTAPADAATTLPEYVTGGGAFGIPPGTVQTNVIAYGPVQANVETATVDGKKTDFAAHRHSNRPVGSVTVTLAPGQSSTVELTFGKIVQHAEPNLVVTPTVQPVKDVVLATKPAECIPGK, from the coding sequence TTGAGCGCAGTTGAGATGCAAACTCGCCGTATCCAGAAACATCGTGGTCTGAAAATCGCGGCAGTATGGCTGGGCGCAACAGCAATCCTGATGATTTCTGCTGTCCTTTGGCTCGGCGTCAAGGCAAACGTCGTCAAGTCCGAACTAGAAGCCGCAACAAAGTTGATTCCGCTTCTCAAGGAAGACGTTGCGGGCGACAGGCCGCAAGACGCCGCCCAGACAGCCGAATTGCTTCGTGCTCACACGCGGGCGGCCCGCGAAGCGGCTGAAGACCCCCTGTGGACATTAGTCTCAGCTGTGCCCGGAGTCGGTCCGAACTTTAGTGCAGTCGCAGAAGTTGCCCGCTCGGCAGACGACGTGTCCACCCTGGGTGTGGGCCCGCTGGTCAAAGTATTTGGCTCTCTAGATTGGGACACACTGCTACCCAATAGCGAAGGAACGAACTTGGAGCCCATCCAAGATGCTTCTCCTAGTGTCACTTCCGCGGCTCATGCGGTTAGAGTCTCAGCCGACAGGTTGGCGAGGATCGACACCAGCAGCCTTTTGCCTCAGGTAGCGGAACCACTACTCCGGACTCGTGAACAATTGCAGACAGTGACGGGGGCATTGGATGCAGCCGCCAGTGCCTCGAAGATAGCTCCCCCGATGCTCGGAGCCGAACAGCCTCGCAATTACTTGCTCATGATCCAAAACAACGCCGAAGCACGCGCCTCCGGTGGCATCCCAGGAGCGCTTGCGGTCCTAACGCTCGACCAAGGGAAACTCTCGCTGGGCGTACAAAGCAGCGCCGGAGATGTTGGCGTGATGCAACACCCTCTGGCCGTTGACGCTGAACAGCAGCAAATCTATTCTGTTCGACTGGGTAAGTACATGCAGGATGTTAATCTGACGCCCGACTTCCCGACGGCGGCTACTAGCGCCCAGGGAATGTGGGAGAAAAAGACCGGCCAGCGTGTTGATGGAGTGATTTCAGTTGACCCAGTTGCGTTGGGCTACATATTGGAGGCGACGGGACCAATCAAGATCAGCAATCCCGAATTAGACGCGTTGGCCAGCGGCGGTCTGCCAACCGAACTGAACGGCAGCAACGTCGTTGCAACTCTCCTATCGGATGTCTACTCCAAGATCGAGTCTCCGCGGCTTCAGGATGCCTACTTTGCCGGAGTAGCGCATGAAATCTTCTCGGCACTTTCGAGCGGCAAAGGCGATGCCAAGGGGCTAGTCGACGGCGTCACACGCGGAGCATCAGAGGGTCGTGTACTCATCTGGTCTAGCAACCGAGATGAACAATCTATTTTAGGAAAGTATCCGCTTAGTGGTTCCATCACGGGCCCGAGTGTCGCCCCCGCACAATTCGGCGTCTACTTCAACGACGGCACGGGCGCCAAGATGGACTACTACGTGAAGAGAAGCGTTCAACTCGTGGAGGAATGCACGGGGGACGAATACGGGCAAGTGAAAGTCCGGATCACCAGCACCAACACTGCGCCTGCGGACGCTGCAACTACATTGCCTGAGTATGTGACAGGTGGTGGTGCCTTCGGTATCCCGCCAGGAACAGTCCAGACGAATGTCATCGCTTACGGCCCAGTTCAAGCAAACGTTGAAACCGCGACCGTAGATGGCAAGAAAACCGATTTCGCCGCTCACAGGCATAGCAACCGGCCCGTCGGATCCGTAACTGTAACTTTGGCGCCTGGGCAGAGCAGCACGGTGGAACTGACTTTCGGAAAAATCGTTCAGCACGCGGAACCTAACCTGGTTGTCACGCCGACCGTCCAACCAGTCAAGGACGTAGTTCTCGCCACCAAACCGGCGGAATGCATTCCGGGAAAGTAG
- a CDS encoding sugar transferase: protein MTGGSDWRTRSSRLLRVVDAFVVVWAVAGAFIVRFGLEPDFVIAGQEFTYAWLSLALAIVWWLMLGAWNSRQTRVLGAGPDEYKRVAAASLWLFGLVAIVSYVLRVDTARGYVGVALPAGLLGLLLGRWLIRQHLGINRQQGQSMSRLLLLGGPSAVAHLAASLESAKHAGYLPVAAYTPGSHEGPAVEPESGLPIIGYRPDARSIVDAITSCGADAVAVSAGVQLHPQTLRHLGWELASRNIGLIMAPALTDIAGPRIHTQQVAGLPLIHVTTPTLEGGQRVAKRLFDVLVSGLLIVLSLPVMALVAILVKVDSPGPVLFRQDRVGIEGKHFSMLKFRSMMVDAEQHLAGLKNRNEGSGLLFKMKNDPRITRVGGVLRKFSLDELPQLFNIFVGSMSLVGPRPPLPSEVAEYEHDVRRRLLVKPGLTGLWQVSGRSNLSWQDSVRLDLYYVENWSLAGDLIILLKTFRAVFHGAGAY, encoded by the coding sequence GTGACTGGGGGAAGCGATTGGCGCACGCGCTCTTCCCGACTACTCAGGGTAGTAGACGCGTTTGTAGTAGTTTGGGCTGTCGCAGGCGCCTTCATCGTTAGATTCGGATTGGAACCTGACTTTGTCATCGCTGGCCAGGAATTTACCTACGCTTGGCTCTCGCTGGCTCTGGCCATCGTTTGGTGGTTAATGCTCGGCGCATGGAACAGCAGACAGACCCGGGTATTGGGGGCTGGACCGGACGAGTACAAACGCGTGGCCGCGGCTTCACTTTGGTTATTTGGCTTAGTCGCAATCGTTTCCTACGTGCTTCGCGTTGACACAGCCCGAGGATACGTAGGGGTAGCCCTTCCCGCGGGTTTGCTCGGCCTGCTCCTAGGCCGGTGGCTGATTCGCCAGCATCTGGGGATAAATCGCCAACAGGGGCAGAGCATGTCGCGACTGCTCCTGTTGGGCGGCCCCAGCGCGGTTGCACACCTGGCTGCTTCTCTGGAGAGTGCCAAGCATGCTGGCTATCTTCCGGTTGCCGCGTACACTCCTGGATCGCATGAAGGACCCGCCGTTGAACCGGAGTCCGGATTGCCGATCATAGGCTACCGGCCTGATGCTCGGTCGATCGTCGACGCCATTACTTCTTGTGGCGCAGATGCCGTCGCAGTCTCGGCTGGGGTGCAGCTTCATCCGCAAACGCTAAGACATCTTGGCTGGGAACTGGCATCCCGAAACATTGGACTCATCATGGCCCCTGCACTGACGGATATCGCAGGGCCACGCATCCACACGCAGCAAGTAGCCGGCCTGCCTCTGATACACGTAACAACGCCAACTCTAGAAGGCGGCCAACGCGTCGCGAAGCGACTCTTTGACGTTTTGGTGTCGGGGCTTCTCATCGTTCTTTCATTGCCGGTCATGGCACTGGTGGCGATACTCGTGAAGGTGGATAGCCCGGGACCTGTACTGTTCAGACAGGATCGAGTGGGCATTGAGGGTAAGCACTTCAGCATGCTCAAATTCAGGTCGATGATGGTCGACGCTGAGCAACATCTCGCCGGTCTAAAGAATCGCAATGAAGGTAGCGGACTCCTCTTCAAAATGAAGAATGACCCTAGGATCACACGCGTTGGCGGAGTCCTGCGAAAGTTCAGTCTGGACGAGTTGCCGCAACTTTTCAATATTTTCGTGGGGTCGATGAGTTTGGTAGGCCCACGCCCGCCGCTCCCGTCAGAGGTCGCAGAATACGAACACGACGTACGACGGAGACTTCTCGTCAAGCCCGGTCTCACCGGACTATGGCAGGTTAGCGGACGGTCCAATCTCTCTTGGCAGGACTCTGTGAGACTGGACCTTTACTACGTCGAGAACTGGTCGCTGGCCGGCGATCTGATCATCCTATTGAAAACCTTTCGTGCCGTCTTCCACGGCGCCGGCGCCTACTGA
- a CDS encoding UDP-glucose/GDP-mannose dehydrogenase family protein, producing the protein MRISVIGCGYLGAVHAACMAKLGHEVVGIDVDERKIDELANSTAPFYEPGLDELLRDVQGTGRLSFSTDMSAAAGSDVHFICVGTPQKKGENGADMTYVDAATLALLPHISPGNVVVGKSTVPVGTASRLAQLVSAQEPSAHLVWNPEFLREGHAVSDTLSPDRLVYGVAGGSEEHPAVSVLDEVYAGSLSGGTPRLVTDHPTAELVKAAANSFLATKISFINAMAEVCEATGADVTRLADAIGMDDRIGRKFLHAGIGFGGGCLPKDIRAFMARAGELGADQALTFLREVDAINMRRRSRVVELTRDICGGILLGKRVTVLGAAFKPESDDVRDSPALSIAAQLQLQGAVVTVTDPKALANAAKRFPELQYEVDVEKAIHNADVLLLLTEWQQYRSLDPYELGSRVATLRILDGRNVLDAAKWRAAGWTYRGLGRP; encoded by the coding sequence ATGCGAATATCTGTCATTGGCTGCGGCTACCTGGGTGCCGTCCACGCCGCATGTATGGCGAAACTTGGTCACGAGGTGGTTGGCATCGACGTGGACGAGCGAAAAATTGACGAACTTGCCAACTCCACGGCCCCGTTTTACGAGCCTGGTCTCGATGAACTCCTGCGAGATGTCCAAGGCACAGGCCGGTTGTCCTTCTCCACAGATATGTCTGCTGCGGCTGGCAGCGACGTACATTTCATCTGCGTCGGGACGCCGCAGAAGAAGGGTGAGAACGGCGCTGATATGACCTACGTTGACGCGGCGACGCTTGCGCTTTTGCCGCACATTTCGCCGGGAAACGTAGTTGTCGGCAAATCGACTGTTCCCGTCGGAACTGCATCGCGTCTGGCTCAACTGGTAAGCGCCCAGGAACCTTCGGCCCACTTAGTATGGAATCCAGAGTTTCTGCGCGAAGGCCATGCGGTGTCAGATACTCTGAGCCCGGACCGCCTTGTGTACGGCGTCGCCGGCGGCTCAGAGGAGCACCCGGCCGTCTCTGTGCTCGACGAAGTCTATGCGGGTTCCCTATCTGGCGGGACGCCACGATTGGTGACAGACCATCCGACCGCTGAACTTGTAAAGGCCGCAGCCAACTCCTTCCTGGCCACTAAGATTTCCTTCATCAACGCGATGGCTGAGGTTTGCGAGGCTACAGGGGCAGACGTCACCCGACTCGCCGACGCCATCGGCATGGACGACCGGATCGGCCGCAAGTTCCTCCATGCCGGCATTGGCTTTGGAGGAGGGTGCCTCCCCAAAGATATTCGAGCATTTATGGCTCGGGCCGGCGAACTCGGTGCCGACCAGGCCCTTACATTCCTGAGGGAGGTCGACGCTATTAATATGCGCCGCCGTTCTCGGGTAGTCGAACTGACACGCGACATCTGCGGCGGCATTCTTTTAGGTAAGCGAGTTACCGTTCTCGGCGCGGCATTTAAGCCTGAAAGTGACGACGTCCGCGATTCACCAGCCCTTAGCATCGCTGCTCAGCTTCAGCTTCAAGGTGCCGTCGTCACCGTGACCGATCCTAAAGCCTTAGCAAACGCTGCCAAGCGGTTCCCCGAGTTGCAGTATGAAGTCGACGTAGAAAAAGCCATTCACAACGCTGATGTCCTGCTACTTCTGACGGAATGGCAGCAATACCGGAGTCTGGACCCATACGAACTAGGATCCCGGGTGGCAACCTTGCGCATACTTGACGGACGCAATGTGCTCGACGCCGCCAAATGGCGCGCCGCCGGCTGGACATACCGCGGTTTGGGGCGACCCTAA
- a CDS encoding WecB/TagA/CpsF family glycosyltransferase — translation MVTTEFAGIPFVVARPDEAVRRTLELLDKPNGGNDIHLFNAYSVALAHSDMEFAACASESTINFPDGKPVAWFSRFLGGRLHQVRGPQYFEDVIEAGVIPGVRHFFLGSTPETLSALTRNIELRFPGVQIVGTHSPEFRTLTTAELARQDDDIRACRPDMVWVGLGTPKQDFEARRLAGEGFNAAAVGAAFDFSAGTKKLAPLWVRRAGLEWFHRLLSEPRRLWKRYLWGNAVFLRLVLRELVIR, via the coding sequence ATGGTCACGACGGAGTTCGCTGGAATACCGTTCGTAGTTGCACGACCGGATGAGGCCGTTCGCCGAACTCTCGAACTGCTTGATAAGCCAAACGGCGGTAACGACATCCATCTTTTCAACGCATACAGCGTTGCCTTGGCACACTCCGACATGGAATTTGCGGCCTGCGCCAGCGAGTCGACGATTAACTTCCCGGACGGCAAACCCGTTGCTTGGTTTAGTCGGTTCCTCGGGGGCAGGCTTCACCAAGTTCGTGGCCCACAGTATTTCGAGGATGTCATTGAAGCAGGGGTTATCCCGGGAGTGCGCCACTTTTTCCTCGGGTCGACGCCTGAGACGTTGAGCGCGCTGACGCGCAACATCGAACTTCGATTTCCAGGTGTTCAGATCGTTGGTACGCACAGTCCCGAGTTCCGAACACTGACGACTGCCGAGTTGGCCAGGCAAGATGACGATATTCGAGCTTGCAGGCCCGACATGGTTTGGGTGGGTTTGGGAACACCCAAACAGGATTTTGAGGCTCGTCGTCTCGCCGGAGAAGGTTTTAACGCCGCTGCCGTCGGCGCCGCTTTCGATTTCAGTGCGGGAACGAAGAAGCTAGCCCCTTTGTGGGTTCGAAGAGCCGGACTCGAATGGTTCCATAGACTCCTCAGCGAACCACGGCGGCTCTGGAAGCGGTACTTATGGGGGAATGCAGTCTTCCTCCGTCTAGTCTTGCGTGAACTCGTCATCCGGTAA
- a CDS encoding GDP-L-fucose synthase — translation MGEESNFAPGELDRSSTFYVAGHRGLVGSAIWRNLESEGFTNLVGRSSTDLDLKNREAVFAFFKETKPRYAVLAAAKVGGILANNTYPVDFLSDNLRIQVNVLDAAREHGVERLLFLGSSCIYPKFAEQPIREESLLTGHLEPTNDAYAIAKIAGIMQIQAVRRQYGLPWISAMPTNLYGPGDNFSPTGSHVLPALIRRYDEAASSGVASVTNWGSGSPRREFLHVDDMASACLHLLENYDGSAQVNVGTGTDVTIKELASVVAAAVGYTGTIEWDTTKPDGTPRKLLDVSKLAKAGWSSSIGLEEGIRTTVDWYRANLASIRH, via the coding sequence GTGGGCGAGGAAAGTAACTTCGCGCCGGGCGAGCTTGATCGCTCCTCCACTTTCTACGTCGCTGGCCACAGGGGTCTTGTTGGCTCAGCTATCTGGCGAAATCTCGAGAGCGAGGGCTTTACCAATCTCGTTGGACGGTCATCCACCGACCTCGACCTAAAGAATCGAGAGGCCGTCTTTGCCTTTTTTAAGGAGACGAAGCCGCGCTACGCCGTACTGGCCGCTGCAAAAGTGGGAGGTATCCTCGCGAATAATACCTACCCTGTCGACTTCTTGAGCGACAACTTGAGGATCCAGGTCAACGTTCTCGACGCCGCGCGGGAACACGGAGTTGAAAGACTCCTGTTTCTCGGCTCATCGTGCATATATCCGAAATTCGCAGAACAGCCCATCCGCGAGGAATCGCTGCTTACCGGACATCTAGAACCGACCAATGACGCATATGCCATAGCCAAGATTGCTGGGATCATGCAGATCCAGGCCGTGCGCCGCCAGTACGGTCTTCCCTGGATCTCCGCGATGCCGACTAACCTCTATGGCCCGGGCGACAATTTCTCACCAACCGGATCGCACGTCCTCCCCGCCCTGATCCGCCGCTACGATGAAGCGGCCAGCTCTGGCGTGGCCTCTGTGACGAACTGGGGCTCTGGATCACCACGTCGCGAATTCCTGCATGTCGATGACATGGCTTCTGCATGTCTGCACCTCTTGGAGAACTACGACGGATCGGCTCAGGTCAATGTGGGGACTGGCACCGATGTCACTATCAAGGAACTGGCTTCTGTCGTTGCTGCCGCAGTGGGATACACGGGCACCATCGAGTGGGACACAACCAAGCCAGACGGCACGCCGCGCAAACTCCTCGATGTTTCAAAGTTGGCCAAGGCCGGTTGGTCATCGTCGATTGGACTCGAAGAGGGCATTCGGACAACAGTAGATTGGTACCGGGCAAACCTCGCGTCCATTCGACACTAA
- a CDS encoding VanZ family protein, translating to MTRTNRAGPWNKLATWQAVLTAMLVPLALVAFWPSPVDKPVQGELAGFLFLVHALGIPGWFNYPVVEATANIVLCVPLGAVASLAFPSKRFWQLGAFGLMVSGCMELGQQLFLHDRVASPLDLVTNTAGCVIGALAARTCIRELKIRQAQRIQR from the coding sequence ATGACGCGGACCAATCGCGCCGGGCCTTGGAATAAACTGGCCACGTGGCAGGCAGTGCTCACTGCCATGTTGGTCCCGCTTGCGCTGGTGGCCTTCTGGCCCAGCCCGGTGGACAAACCCGTTCAGGGCGAACTCGCGGGATTTCTCTTCCTGGTACACGCGCTAGGAATTCCCGGCTGGTTCAATTACCCGGTCGTAGAAGCCACAGCCAACATTGTCCTCTGCGTGCCTTTGGGTGCAGTCGCATCGCTGGCTTTCCCAAGCAAGCGATTCTGGCAACTCGGCGCCTTCGGATTGATGGTCTCTGGATGCATGGAGCTTGGCCAGCAGCTTTTTCTTCACGATCGAGTCGCGAGCCCCTTAGACCTTGTGACTAATACGGCGGGCTGTGTCATTGGTGCGCTGGCCGCCCGGACCTGTATTCGCGAGCTTAAAATCAGACAGGCCCAACGCATCCAGCGTTGA
- a CDS encoding LPXTG cell wall anchor domain-containing protein — MKKSLAAIALAGSIALVGAVPAMATTTDRYPAPGTCAAVSDGTVAPGETFTFSGTCFGANQVITITVTLTIAPQAVGGVSGGPSMSVPSRITLPLAPQTFTAKTDSNGDFSFPLTINEAGTYTLTASNGTDSYSTTVKVAGSEAGTGLANSGGTTTAGTGLANTGADASLILWSLVGAGALAAGATSVVVVRRRAKAEAAA, encoded by the coding sequence ATGAAGAAATCACTCGCGGCAATCGCGCTCGCAGGATCCATCGCACTAGTAGGCGCGGTTCCGGCAATGGCCACTACAACGGATCGCTACCCGGCACCCGGCACCTGCGCCGCTGTTTCCGACGGAACGGTAGCGCCCGGCGAAACCTTTACTTTCTCCGGCACCTGCTTCGGAGCGAATCAGGTAATTACCATCACCGTTACTCTGACTATTGCTCCGCAGGCAGTCGGCGGCGTATCCGGTGGCCCTAGCATGTCCGTTCCGTCCAGAATCACGCTGCCGTTGGCACCACAGACCTTCACGGCGAAGACGGATTCCAATGGTGACTTCTCGTTCCCGCTGACTATCAACGAAGCGGGAACCTACACGCTGACGGCAAGCAACGGAACTGACAGCTACTCAACCACCGTCAAGGTTGCTGGGTCCGAAGCGGGTACCGGACTCGCCAACTCGGGCGGTACCACCACCGCCGGCACCGGCCTTGCCAACACCGGTGCAGACGCCAGCCTGATCCTATGGTCCCTGGTGGGCGCAGGCGCACTGGCTGCCGGCGCCACCTCGGTAGTTGTGGTTCGCCGCCGCGCCAAGGCTGAGGCCGCAGCGTAA
- the galU gene encoding UTP--glucose-1-phosphate uridylyltransferase GalU, whose protein sequence is MTLGKTVKKAVIPAAGLGTRFLPATKAMPKEMLPVVDQPAIQYVVEEAVKAGLTDLLMITGRQKRALEDHFDRAPALEHTLELKGDMEKLEAVQHASSLAPLHYLRQGDPKGLGHAVLCARQHVGDEPFAVLLGDDLIDERDELLSTMIDVQAKTGGSVIALIEVDPSQISAYGCADISAVDGENYFRVNRLVEKPSVDEAPSNLAVIGRYVLHPAVFDVLEETKPGRGGEIQLTDALQTLATSDGEGGGVYGVVFRGRRYDTGDKLSYIKAVISIASERVDFGEDLKAWMKEFVNE, encoded by the coding sequence ATGACTTTGGGGAAAACCGTGAAAAAAGCCGTCATTCCTGCTGCCGGACTGGGAACTCGCTTCCTGCCCGCCACCAAGGCGATGCCGAAGGAAATGTTGCCGGTTGTTGACCAGCCCGCAATCCAGTATGTGGTGGAAGAAGCCGTCAAAGCAGGGCTGACGGACCTCCTCATGATCACAGGGCGCCAGAAACGGGCCCTGGAGGACCATTTTGACCGGGCGCCAGCCCTGGAGCACACCTTGGAGCTGAAGGGCGACATGGAGAAGCTGGAGGCCGTCCAGCACGCCTCTAGCCTCGCCCCGCTGCATTACCTGCGCCAGGGTGACCCGAAGGGCCTGGGGCACGCTGTGCTGTGCGCCCGCCAGCACGTCGGGGATGAGCCTTTCGCCGTCCTGCTTGGTGATGACCTTATCGATGAGCGGGACGAGTTGCTCAGCACCATGATCGACGTGCAGGCCAAGACCGGCGGCTCTGTCATCGCTCTGATCGAGGTGGACCCGTCGCAGATTAGCGCCTACGGCTGTGCGGACATCTCGGCCGTGGACGGCGAGAACTACTTCCGTGTGAACCGCCTGGTGGAGAAGCCGTCCGTAGACGAAGCCCCCTCCAACCTGGCCGTCATCGGTCGCTACGTGTTGCACCCGGCCGTTTTTGACGTGCTGGAAGAGACTAAGCCCGGCCGTGGCGGCGAAATCCAGCTGACGGATGCTCTGCAGACCCTGGCAACGTCCGACGGAGAAGGCGGGGGAGTATATGGCGTGGTGTTCCGTGGGCGCCGCTATGACACCGGAGACAAGCTGAGCTACATCAAAGCGGTTATTTCCATTGCCTCGGAGCGTGTGGACTTTGGCGAGGACCTCAAAGCATGGATGAAGGAATTCGTGAACGAGTAG